A stretch of Dyella sp. BiH032 DNA encodes these proteins:
- a CDS encoding DUF1190 domain-containing protein, whose translation MKRSRTAALLLMGSMPLYLTACGDDEATREGLYTSVESCAAQTGDRATCDQAFANAASEAAEKGPRFETRSECATTYDWDRCEERHDSGGHSFFGPMMTGFFLSQMLRNGSPMAGFTAGPAFRDAHGQWGRPDPAAAPGSADDRRRRSEAGGGGYYGSSYRSGSTALVPINTAPDRAVTVSRGGFGSSFRGRAGG comes from the coding sequence ATGAAACGCTCAAGGACCGCCGCCCTCCTGCTGATGGGCAGCATGCCGCTCTACCTGACGGCCTGCGGCGACGACGAAGCCACCCGCGAGGGGCTGTACACCTCGGTGGAGTCCTGCGCGGCGCAGACGGGCGACCGCGCCACCTGCGACCAGGCCTTCGCCAACGCTGCCTCGGAGGCCGCCGAGAAGGGCCCGCGCTTCGAGACGCGGAGCGAGTGTGCGACCACGTACGACTGGGACCGCTGCGAGGAGCGCCACGACAGCGGCGGGCACTCGTTCTTCGGGCCGATGATGACCGGCTTCTTTCTGTCCCAGATGCTGCGCAATGGCAGTCCGATGGCCGGCTTCACCGCCGGCCCCGCGTTCCGCGACGCGCACGGGCAGTGGGGACGCCCCGATCCGGCCGCCGCGCCGGGCTCCGCGGATGACCGCCGCCGGCGCAGCGAAGCCGGCGGTGGCGGCTACTACGGTTCGAGCTATCGCAGCGGCTCCACCGCGCTGGTGCCGATCAACACGGCGCCCGACCGCGCGGTCACGGTCAGCCGCGGCGGCTTCGGCAGCTCGTTCCGCGGCCGGGCCGGCGGCTGA